A single genomic interval of Helianthus annuus cultivar XRQ/B chromosome 13, HanXRQr2.0-SUNRISE, whole genome shotgun sequence harbors:
- the LOC110899800 gene encoding probable serine/threonine-protein kinase PBL19, which yields MNCFNIFTSKTKGRAKSSPELRVERNRSKTSTTSVNSAGSNSSSRSIIELYKERGHSLRKFSYSELRNATNNFNRSLKIGEGGFGSVYKGSIRPRDGHGDPLVVAIKKLRRNGQQGHKEWLAEVHFLGVVDHPKLVKLLGYCSANGERGIQRLLVYEYMPNKSLEDHLFSRAMPPIPWITRLKILLSAAEGLTYLHEGLEVQVIFRDFKSSNVLLDENFNAKLSDFGLAREGPQGDRSHVSTTPIGTYGYAAPEYIETGHLKSNSDLWSFGVVVYEILTGRRAVDIELPQSEQKLIEWVKQFPVDSKRFRMIMDPRLNNQYSHGAARKVAKLADSCLRKNPEERPLMSKIVDILRHTIRESELNDVSEMTSPLPLPEPSTRRMARVA from the exons ATGAACTGTTTCAATATTTTCACATCCAAAACAAAGGGAAGAGCTAAATCTTCACCAGAACTCAGAGTCGAACGAAATCGATCGAAAACATCCACGACATCGGTAAATTCAGCAGGATCAAACTCCTCATCACGAAGCATAATTGAGTTGTACAAAGAAAGAGGTCACAGTTTGAGAAAGTTTTCGTATTCGGAGCTTAGAAATGCAACTAATAATTTTAATCGGTCGTTGAAGATCGGAGAAGGCGGGTTTGGAAGCGTTTATAAAGGCTCGATTCGACCTCGTGATGGCCATGGTGATCCTCTTGTGGTTGCCATCAAGAAGCTCAGGAGAAATGGCCAGCAG GGTCATAAAGAATGGTTAGCAGAAGTACATTTTCTTGGTGTTGTGGATCACCCTAAGCTTGTAAAGCTTTTGGGGTACTGCTCGGCGAATGGAGAACGAGGGATACAAAGATTACTGGTTTATGAGTACATGCCCAACAAGAGCTTAGAAGACCATCTTTTTAGCCGAGCAATGCCACCGATTCCTTGGATAACACGACTAAAAATCCTTCTCAGTGCGGCCGAGGGTCTCACTTATCTTCATGAGGGTTTGGAAGTTCAG GTGATCTTTCGTGACTTTAAATCGTCGAATGTGTTGTTGGATGAGAACTTTAATGCGAAGCTTTCGGATTTTGGTCTTGCTAGAGAAGGACCACAAGGGGACCGGTCACACGTATCTACAACG CCAATCGGGACATACGGATATGCTGCCCCTGAATACATTGAAACCGGCCATCTTAAATCAAACAGTGACTTGTGGAGTTTTGGAGTTGTAGTGTACGAGATCCTAACAGGCAGAAGGGCGGTGGACATAGAACTACCACAATCTGAACAAAAACTTATCGAATGGGTGAAACAGTTCCCGGTAGATAGCAAGAGGTTTAGGATGATTATGGACCCGCGTTTAAACAATCAATATTCACATGGCGCTGCCCGAAAGGTTGCAAAACTGGCTGATAGTTGCCTAAGAAAGAATCCGGAAGAACGACCCCTGATGAGTAAGATTGTTGACATCTTACGACATACAATTAGAGAGTCGGAGTTAAACGATGTTTCAGAAATGACGAGTCCGTTACCGTTACCGGAGCCTTCTACACGAAGAATGGCTCGTGTGGCTTAG